CGTCGTCCAAAACGTCGTATATAACCCTGTAAAGCCTTATCTGAACCCCTTCGTTCTCCGCTATCTTCTTCGCATTGGCGTCGGGCCTCACGTTAAAACCTATTATTATGGCGTTCGAGGCCGAAGCCAGCATAACATCGCTCTCCGAGATCCTCCCGACCCCTTCGTGAACGATGTTTATGCCCACCTCATCGGTGCTCATCTTCAAGAGCGAAGACCTAAAGGCCTCCACGGAGCCCTGGACATCACACTTTAGAACAAGGTTGAGCTGGGGAGCCTCACCGCCCTCCTGCATCCTCTCATATAGTTCCTCCAGCGTAAGACGGGACTCCTTCTTAACCTCCGCATTCCTCTTCTCTTGAAGGTGCATCTGGTAAAGTTCTCTGGCTTCCTTTTCATCCGCAACCCTCTCAAAGGTTTCACCCGGCTGCGGCACCGACTCAAAGCCCAGTATCTCCACCGGAGTGCTTGGACCCGCCGCGTCAACGAAATTACCCCGGTGGTCCAGCATGGCCCTTATCTTGCCCCACGTGGAGTTGGTCCTTATCACATGGCCTCTTCGGAGAGTTCCTTCCTGGACTATCACGGTTGCCACCGGCCCCTTGCCCTTATCCAGGTTGGCTTCCACCACGGTCCCCCTGGGCTCTGCATTGGGATCCGCCTTAAGCTCCTCCATCTCCGCCACCAGAAGGACCATCTCCAGCAACTGGTCCACACCCAATCCGGACTTGGCTGCCACTTCCACCATTACGGTGTCGCCGCCCCACTCCTCGGGCACCAGGCCATGATCCGAAAGCTGCTGGCGCACCCGATCAGGTCTGGCCTCGGGCTTATCCACCTTGTTTATCGCCACGATTATCGGCACTCCCGCAGCTTTTGCATGGTTGAGGGCCTCAAGAGTCTGGGGCATGACCCCGTCATCCGCCGCCACCACAAGGATAGCTATGTCCGTAACCTTGGCTCCCCTGGCCCGCATGGCAGTAAACGCCTCGTGACCCGGCGTGTCCAAAAAAACTATCCTCTTCCCACCATAGTCAACCACCGAGGCTCCTATGTGCTGAGTTATACCCCCAGCCTCCTTGTCCGCCACCTTGGTCTTCCTTATGAAGTCCAACAAGGTGGTCTTCCCGTGATCAACATGCCCCATTACGGTCACTATGGGGGGTCTTGGCTGCACTTGACCAGAGGATGCAGGGACCTCCTTCTTGGATTTGGACTTACCCTTGCCGGCCGCGGACTTATCCTTCTTCGACTTAACATTAACATCCTCTGGACCAGGGGTCACATCAAGATTCCCCTGGGAGGGCTCAAAGACAACCCCAAAGTGCTTGGACAGGACCGCCAAAACCTTCTCATCCGCCACGGCAGAGGCGGGAGCCATCATGCCGGCCTCAACCAACACCTTTACCACTCCGCCAGGGGTCTGGCCTAAGGCCTTAGCGATATCACCAACGCTGCAGCCAGGCCTATATTGCACCTTTGGAGTATCTTTAGACTCATTCTCTTCTCTACCGCCGCCAAGAACCGTATCCTCCACCAGCTGGGCCACATCGGCATCTATGGAGCTCATGTGGGTCTTAACGTCCACGCCTAAGTCCTTCAATATATCCATCAGCTCTCCGTTGGTCTTCCCCAACATCTTAGCCAGTTCATAAACCCTTATCTTGCTCAACAGTATCACTCTCCCCTTCTAAAAGAGACGCCAGCGACCGCCCCATCGGATCCGACAAGGGGATCGCCACCACGTTAACCGCCCTGGTACCCAGCGAACAACCAACTTCAGCGGAGTCAACACCATTTAACCTATACACCGCACAACCGGTGCGACAAAATTTAAGCAGCAACTTGTCAGGACAGTCGCCCGATGCCAAGACCACCCAGGCGCTTGGCCTATCACAAACAGCCCTCATCGCCCTATCTTGACCATAGGCTATGACCCCACGACGCCTCATTAACCCTATAAGCCCCAAAAGTCTCCTAGGGTCAACCATCAGATGTTTCCGCCTCCAGGGCTCTAAGCAGATCCTCCAAGTCCCTTATAACCTCGGGCCCCACGTCCACCCGAAGGGACCTCTGGAGGGCTTTTTTCTTCACCGCCAAAGCCAGGCACGATAAGTTAGGGCACAAATAGGCGCCTCGGCCAGGAGCCCGCCCGGACCTGTCAAGATGCACCTTCCCCTCCGGAGATCTAACCACCCTGACAAGGCCTCGCTTTGGAGCCTCGGTACCACATGCCACACAACGTCTTGGACGGCGCCGCTTCTCCTGTACCAATCCTAATCCTTCTCCCCGCCTGCATCGGCCATTATGTCTTCAAAAAGATCCTTCAGGGTAGGAAGCCTTTCGGGCTCCAAGACCTTTATGTCTATCTTCCAGCCCGTAAGCCGAGCGGCAAGCCTCACGTTCTGACCGGCCTTGCCTATCGCCAAAGACAGCTGATCCGGCCTTACGTACACCCTGAGGGCCTTCTCCTGATCAAGCATAGGCTCCACCTTAACCGCCTTGGCTGGCGAAAGGGCGTTCCTCACGTATACCATGGGGTCGCTGCTCCAGGGTATGACGTCAACCCGCTCACCGCCCAATTCGTCCATAACCGATTTTATCCTCGTTCCCTTAGGACCAACACAGGCACCCACCGGGTCAACGTTGGCGTCAAGGGATTGGACCGCCACCTTTGACCTACCACCAGCCTCCCGCACGATGTTCTTTATCTCTATGATGCCGTCCCTTATCTCCGGAACCTCCAGCTCGAACAACTTTCTTAAAAGCCCGGGATGGGTCCTCGACACCACTATGCGGGGCCCCTTGGTGGTCTGCCTTACGTCCAGAAGGAAGAACTTAAATCGATCCGAAACCCTGTAAGTCTCCCCTAAGATCCTCTCCTCCCTGGGGAGTATGGCCTCGGTCCTGTCATTTAAGCGAACCAGAATCTGGTCTCCCTCTATCTTAAATATTACCCCCTGCACCAGATCCCCGGTCTTGTCTGCAAACTCCTCAAAGATAATCTGCCTTTCCGCGTCCTTCAGACGTTGAATTATGACCTGCCTTGCGGTCTGGGCTGCTATACGACCAAAGTTCTCAGGGAATACTTCTATCCTTATTACATCCCCAATCTCCACGTCCGAAAAACCCATCTTCCTGGCATCTTCCAAGGATATCTCCGTATCCGGATTATCCACACAAGACACCACCTGTTTGACCTCTGAGAGGAATATCTCCCCGTTCTCAAAGTCTATGAATACCTCTACGTTCTGGTTTCCCCCCTTAAACTTCCTGTAAGCGGACACCAAAGCAGCCTCCAGGCTGGACGATATGATGTCAAGAGACAACCCCTTCTCCGCCTCAAGCTGCTTAAGGGCCCTGGTAAAATCCCTTCCCAAGATCATGAAAAAACTCCCCCGTTTCCGTTAATCTGCTTCTGCTGATGATCCCTTAGTCACAAAGCCTGGGATTCCTAAGCTCATCCCAAGGGCAGATCATTTCCTCCCCCTCTTGGATGAGCCTTACCCTGCCATCAGGCATAACCTGATCTATAAAAAATGTCCTCTTCTTCCCCTTACCCATTGATATCTTGATCTTCCGTCCCATGAAACGCCTGAAGTCATCCAGACAGAGCAAAGGCCTCTGAGGCCCTGGAGATGAAACCTCCAGATAATACCTGTCCTTTATGCCGCCATCTTCATGACTATCCAATAGCTCATTAATGCGTCTAGAAACTGCCTCGCAATCCGAAAGACCAACCGGGTAATCCAGAGAATCTATGGTTACCCTTAAAACCTGGGCTCCCATCTCCCTTGCTACCTTAACCTCCAAACATATGTAACCCATTTCCCCAACCATACGCTTTATGTCATCACGCAAGCGAAATCCTGCTACCGCCAATGCAGCCACCTCCATGGCAAGGGGGACGGAACAAAAAACGAAGAGTGGGATATAACCCACTCTCCAAACGCTAAACCCACCGGCTGTAGAAATCGCACAAGGCACAAAGGCTACTCTTTTCTCATTATATTACACCGTTACCGCTAAGGGAAGGACCATCACAGGTTCATATCGGCGGTAAACTCTGCCCACCAATCGTCCATACCCATCAGGAAGTCCTCCTCCGGCATGCTCTCCAGGGAGTCATCGCTGAACACGTCAAGCTCTAGATCGGGAAGCATCATGATCCCATCCTTATAGATATCACCAAAATCCTCGGGAACGTGAAACACCCTCATCGTGCATCACCCCCGTCATTCAACCCAATAATTAGGAGCCTCCTTGGTTATTGTAACATCATGGGGGTGGTTTTCCTTCACCGAAGCAGAGGTTATCTTGATAAACCGGCTCTTGGTTTGAAGCTCCTGAATGTCCCTGGCCCCGACATATCCCATGCCAGCCCTGATGCCACCCGCCATCTGGTAGACCACGGAGGCCAAAGGCCCCTTATATGGCACAAGCCCTTCTATCCCCTCGGGCACCAGCTTATCCTCCACCGTACCCTCTTGAAAGTAACGATCCTTGCTGCATCCCTCTTTCATGGCGCCAAGGGACCCCATGCCACGGTAACTTTTGAACGATCTACCTCTGGATATTACCACCTCGCCGGGGCTCTCCTCTGTACCCGCCAGAAGGGATCCTATCATCACCACGTCCGCCCCAGCCGCTATGGCTTTAACTATGTCGCCCGAGTAACGGATACCTCCATCCGCTATGACCGTTCCACCCATGGAATGGGCAACCTTTGCCACGTTCATTATGGCCGCCACCTGAGGAACCCCTATCCCCGCAACCACCCGGGTGGTACATATAGATCCCGGCCCGATGCCAACCTTGACAGCATCGGCCCCGGCTTCAATCAATGCCTTGGCAGCCTCACCGGTGGCTATGTTGCCCCCTATTATCTGGAGCCTTGGGTGCCTCTTCCTAAGCTCCCTGACGGTATTCAAAACCGCCACTGAATGCCCATGAGCCGTATCCACCACTATCACGTCAACTCCTGCCCTAACCAGCGCCTCGGCCCTTGCCAGGGAGTCCGCTCCAACCCCTATAGCAGCCCCAACTCGGAGCCGGCCGTGCTCGTCCTTCGCAGCGTTAGGGAACTCCTTAGCCTTTTGAATGTCCTTTATGGTTATAAGCCCCTTAAGCTTTCCCTCCCCGTCCACTATGGGAAGTTTCTCTATCTTGTGCCTCATCAATATGTCCTTGGCATCATCAAGGGTTGTGCCGATAGGGGCAGTTACAAGGCCTTCCTTGGTCATCACCTCGCATATGGGCTGCCCGTAATCGGTCACAAACCGGAGATCCCGGTTAGTTATTATACCCACCAAGCGCATCTTATCGTCCACTATGGGAACCCCGGATATGTGATAGTGCGACATTAAATCCACCGCATCCTGGATCTTGTCCTGAGGATAAAGGTAGAAGGGATCCACTATGACTCCAGACTCCGACCTTTTAACCTTATCAACCTCCGCCGCCTGCCGCTCTATGGGCATGTTCCTGTGAACTATACCTATGCCCCCCTCCCGGGCCATGGCTATGGCCAGACGGCTCTCTGTAACAGTGTCCATGGCAGCGCTGGATATGGGCAGGTTAAGCCCAATCAGAGGGGTGAGGTTACTCCTAAGATCCACCTGGGATGGCAAGACCTCGCTGTAGGCGGGCTCAAGAAGCACGTCATCAAACGTAAACCCCTCATACGGAACAAAACGCTCAACCACGCTCATACAAACACCTCCATAAGGTTATAAAAAAAGCTGGGCCCTATCTACCGCCCACCCTTTTGACGTGACCTATTACCTCCACCAACACCTTAGCAACTCCTTGGCTTTTGAACCCCAGAAGCTCCGCCGCAGCCCTTGAAACATCCAGTATCCGCCCTCGGTGCTCCCTAAAACGGTCCACCACCCTAACCACCACCGTCTTACCCGAAGCCAGGTTCTTTATCCTCAGCAACGTTCCAAAGGGCAGGTCCTTAGCCGCCGCCACCAGCTCATTGCCGGAATAGACTTCTCCGTTGGCAAACTTTCTGCCAACCATGGACTCCCCACCATACCAGGATATGGTCCCCTCCGCCATCCTCCCGCCTCGGAGGTTAAACCGCTCATCCTCTCCCACAGGAGCTCCCCTTCCAAGTACATCGTAAATCCGCGAAAGAATCAGAAGAGCTGTAAACTTGGGAGGAAGCCTTAAAAGTCCCGAATGATCCGCCTTAACTTCCATAAGGTCATCTTGTCCAACCCTAAGAAACCACCGATCCCCTTGTTTTGTAACCCTAAGGGCAGATATGTTAAAACCCCTGGATAAAGCGCTGTTTAAAGCATCGGAGGCGGACCTAGCATCCACCTCCGATGAAATGGGAAACCTCCAGATCTCCTCCCCGTAGAGAGACCATACCGCCACCTCCTCAGCGGTTGAAACCTCGGAGGCAACGCTTCCCAGAAGTAAATCAGCAAAACCAAGCAGAAACGAAACGCATAGGAGAACCGGCGCTAAAACCCATACCTTCTCAAAGTGGCCACGGAATGACAAATCATGCACTCCCCTCTGCCCACCGCCCCCACATTTTCCCCGGATTTTACCTTAACATTGACCAAATTTAAACCCCCAAACACCGACGAAATTTTCGACTTAATCGGAGATATCCAAGAGGAAAGTTTGGGAACCTGGGCCGTTATGGTAACATCTACCCACTCCAACGTGAATCCAAGTTCAACCACCCGCAGGTAAACCTGTCTTAATAACTCAAGGCTGTAGGCGCCGCGATACGCTGCATCGGAAGCTGGGAAAAGAGTACCTATGTCAGGCTCACCGGCGGCACCAAGGAGGGCGTCCGCAATCGCATGGCACACCACGTCACCATCGGAATGCCCTAAAAGCCCCATCGGAGCCCCATCAATGGTTACACCCCCAAGCACCAAAGGTCTTCCGGGTACCAGAGGGTGAACATCGTAACCATGACCACATCGAAATCCCAATCCCTCCGTCATAGCCACCGCCACCTTCCAATCCCACTCTTCGGTTATCTTGAAGAGTTTTCTGTCCCCCTCAACCCAGCCAACATCCCATCCGGCTTCAAGCCAAGCTTCCGCCTCATCCTTAAACCCCTCACCCCTTAAAAGGGCGGCCATCAATCTCTCCCGTTCAAAGGCCTGCGGTGTCTGGGTCAGCCGCAGGGATGACCTGTCCAGGGTACCACATATCATCCCTGCTTGGATTGATCGCACCGAGTCGTTGCACTGGACCACCGGTATTGCAGCCCCCCTCTTCTCCGCCACCTCCATCAATCTAAGGCAAAGATCCTCACTAAGGAAAGGTCTTGCTGCATCGTGGACCATCACCATGTCACCGGAGGCTGCCCTAACTCCAGCTATAACCGAAAGATACCGCTCGCTGCCACCGGACACCGTGACCAACGGCATTGGAGAAAAAAGATCCTCAAAGGTACGCCGAACCGGCCAATGATCTTCCATATCCGAAGGAAGGACGAGGACCACTTCTCCAACAAGCCCCCGTTCCCAAAGCCTCCTTGGAGCCTCGCAACTCCAAGCCCAAAGAGGACGCCCATTAAGGCGTCTAAACTGCTTTGGCTCCCCTCCAAGCCTCACCCCGCCTCCAGCAGCCACGCATATAAAGGACCAGCAGGATCTTCTATCGTTCATCATCGTCTTATCCTAGCGAATATCATCCTTCCCGCCGATGTCTGCAGCATAGATGTAACCACCACATCCACGCGGCTTCCGATGTACCTATGGCCATCCTCCACCACTATCATGGTACCGTCCTCAAGGTAGCCAACGCCCTGGTTGGGCTCCTTACCCTCCCGGATGACGTCAACCCTGATGTTTTCCCCCGGCAAAAGCATGGGCTTAAGGGCGTTTGAAAGGTCGTTAACGTTGAGAACCCTGACCCCGTCTATCTGGGCTATCTTGTTCAGGTTATAGTCCGTGGTCAGCACGCAACCGTCCATCCTCTTAGCCAAGGCAACGATGGCCTCGTCCACGACTTCCCTGTCCAGATCTTTCATGGGAACATCCATTATTCTGAGGTCGTCGCCAAGATGCTGCTGCATTCGGTTAACCACATCAAGCCCACGCCTTCCACGGGCTCTCTTTATTGGGTCCGCGCTGTCCGCCACCCCCTGAAGTTCCGATAGGACAAAGCGGGGAAGTATCAGGGGACCTTCAATGAAACCCGTGGATACTATGTCGGATATCCTCCCATCTATCAAAATGCTGGTATCCAAAACCTTGGGCTTCCTTGGGCCGTAGCTCTCACAGGGCTCAACCGCCGACGTCTTGGGGGCCTGATCGGTTTTTTTGCGGAAGTTTATCTTCCCCTTTATCGAACCGGCGGAAGAGAAAAAAGCCCAGATGTCATCCCTGCGCCTTAAGGACAACCTAACACCCAAGTACCCTAATACCACGTTGATCAGAACGGCAACGTAGACCCCTACCACAGGTATCCTGGACAGTGGAAGGGCTATCAGGTTGGCTAAAACCAACCCCAAGGTAAGACCCATCAGTGATATTAATATTTCATGAAGACCGAAGCCCTGCAGGTTTGCCTCAAAAAGCTGTCCCAGTTTACCAAGGCCCATCCAAAAAACCGGGGTAAGCATGAACCCCACAAGGGCAAAGGAAAATACGAAGAAAATCATCCATCCAACCGGGTGAGAGCCAATAAAGGCCCCCATCTCCCCGCCCTCTGCCAAGATAAAAGCAGAAACTTGATAACCCACAACACCACCTAATATGGCCAGCAGGAGCCTTATGACCCCCTTCATTATTCTAAACATTCCACAAAACCTCCGAAAAAATGATATATAAAGCCAAGGGGCCTAAAGGCCCCTGCGCCCCTCCATCGCAAGTTTCAAGGTGGCGCTGTCCACAAAACCTATGCTTCCTCCCACGGGAATACCGAAGGCCAGTCGAGTAACTCTTACAGGTAGGTCCCCTATGGCATCCCTCACCGCCATGGCAGTGAGTTCGCCCTCCACGCTTGGATTAAGCGCCAGTATGACCTCCGCAATCCCTTCTTGGGCAACCCTTCGGCGCAGCTGATCTAACCTCTCCCTAGGGATCTCCTCTCCGTCCATAGGAGAGAAACGCCCCCCAAGCACGTGGTATCTACCATCGAACACGCCATGCCTTTCAATAACCAGGCTATCCTCAACGGTCTCCACCACGCATATGACCCCATTAGACCTATTGGGATCCAAACATACGGGGCAAAGGTCCTTCTCCGCGAGCCCTCCGCAAACCCTACACTGACGGATTGAGCTCCTGGCCTCCAACAAATCCCTGGCGAACTCTTCAACCCAACCGGGGGATTGTTGGAGGACGAAGAAAGCAAAACGCCTGGCCCCCTTTTCGCCAACACCCGGAAGCCTTTTAAACTTCTCTATAAGCCTATCTACCAGCAAAACACCGGTTGAGCTCAATCAGAAACCCCCAAACCCAAGACCACCGGTCAGCCTGTTCATCTGCTCCGAAGCGAAATCCCTGCTCTTCCTGAGGGCATCGTTAACCGCCGAGACCACAAGATCCTCAAGCATCTCAGGATCCGATGGATCGATAACCTCCTTGGATATCTTCACCGAGAGCAGATCCCCCTGGCCGTTAACTCGAGCGGTAACCATGCCGCCGCCGGAAGACCCCTGGTGTTCCGTCTTTGCCAGCTCCTCCTGCAACGTGGCCATCTGGGCTTGAACCTTCTGGGCCTGCTTAAGAAGCTTGTCTATCTTCAAAACCACCATCTCCCCCTTTTAAATATTTGGAAACGAGAAACAACACCCAAAACACCACGCCGCCCCAAGCACCAAACACACATAGAGGCATACAAAATGATATGCTACTCTATTTTATCATCCCCTGGTCCCAGCAGCTTTTCCAACAGGACAAGCAAGAGAAACTTAGGCAGCCTCGCTATCCGTCGTATCCTCCAGGGTTCCTGAATGGTCCTATAAAGCCACTCCAGCCCAAGGCGCTGCCACGACAACGGAGCGCGCTTGAGCCTCCCCGATATTACGTCAAAGCTGCCGCCAATTCCCACCCCAACCACGCCGGCAAGACAGCCATCCGTCTTCAACACCTTAAACAGCCACTTCTCCTGGCGGGGAACCCCAAGGCCAACGAACAGTACCTTAGCTCCGCTGGAGGCTATGGATTTCACCACCTCAGCTTCCTTAGAATCCGGGAAGTAGCCGTCCATGCATCCAGCCACCACAAGTCCTGGATGCCGCTCCACCAGCCTCTGGGCCGCCAACTCCGCCACACCCGGCTTGCCACCCAGGAGAAAAACCTTCCACCCCTCCGACGCAGCCAAACGGCAAAGGTGATCCACAAACTCTACCCCTGGAATCCGCTCCGACAGCGGATTTCCAAGGATCCTGAAGGCCTCAAGCAAGCCCTTGCCGTCTGGAAGCACCAGGTCCGATCGATTTAGAACTTCCCTATACTCCGAATCATCCCTGGACCGCAGGGCCCCTAGGGCATCCAGTGTACATATAAGGCATGATTCCCCCCGAGAGACCATTGCCCTTACCCTGCCTAAAACGTAGTTAAGAGTAACGTTGTCCACGTGAACACCGAATATACGTGGACGTCTGCTGTGGGCCAAAACCGAACCACCTCGCCTCAAAAAGGTATAAAGTCCCCCTCCCAGCAGCACAATTCCGAGAAGCACCAAAAGAGACAACTGCCAGGTACCGGACCGCTGGGCGGAGAAGCCCAGCATCCCAAGGCAGAGGCACGTGAAGGATACCATGTATACCGCCATCGGGTGGTCCACCCCTCGGTTCATTAGAGCCCTGTAAAGGGTAACGCTACCAAGTTGACGCCTCACCAGAGAGGTTCCAACAATTTTAAGGGAGGTTTCCACGATTGGCACCAGGAAAAGTCCCAGGGGCATCAAAAACAACGCAGAGAAGGCCAACCCCTTGGAAGCCCCAAGCACCGTTATGCCCCCCATGATCATCCCCCACATGGAAGTCATCTGCTCCCCAAGCCTACCGTAAACATGGAGGTAACGACTCCAAAAGGCCCCCATCAGCACCAATCCAGCCAAACAGGCGTATATCACCTCGTTCCAGCCCGGGGAAGAAATCAGCACTCCAAGGGACATCAACAGCCATCCAACGAAAAGCAAGCTGCCGCCAAGACCCGGTATCTGATCCACTTCTTGAAGCACCAAGGGGAAAAGGGAGTACCAAAGGGCACTTAAAACCACCGCCACACCCTGGGGCAGGTAAAGGAAAACCCCCCCGGGCATCCCTATGAAGTTTATCCTTGGCCCAAAGAGCGCAAGCAAAAGCCCCAAGAAGAGGAATAGAGGCCTAAGCTCAAAGGACCGCTGCATCTTCTGACAAAACCCCAAGAACAAACCACCCATGCCGGCTATGATGACCCACTTGAGGAGGCCGCTTCCAGACCAAATCCCCACCATGGCCCAAGATGCCAGCATGGTTATGTCCTTAACGTAGTAATACTGATCCCGGTCCAGATGGGGCTTAAAGAACCGCTGAACCAACAATCCCCCAAGCCCCAGGACCAGGATCAATGAAAGTTGAGAGCAAACCCCCAAATTCACCGAACCACTTGCTCCAACCGAACCTAAGATCTGGAAGAAGACGGAACTATCCGCTTAATCCCCCCCATGTATGGGACCAATGGGTCGGGGATATCAACAGATCCGTCCTGCCGCTGGAAATTCTCAACTATGGCCAGCAAGCACCGCCCAACCGCTATCCCCGATCCGTTTAGGGTGTGAACAAATCGCGGCTTGCCTCCTCCCTTCGGCCTATAGCGGGTGTTCATACGCCTAGCCTGAAAGTCCTCGCAGTTGCTGCAAGAGCTTATCTCCCGATAACATCCCTGAGAGGGCAGCCACACCTCCAGGTCATAGGTCTTGCTGGCTCCAAAACCCATATCACCAGTACAAAGACACACAACCCGATATGGAAGCCCAAGCCCCCTCAACACGGACTCTGCAGAGGCGGTGAGCTTCTCAAGCTCATCATAGCTGTCCTCGGGCTTGCATATCTTAACAAGCTCCACCTTGGAGAACTGATGAACCCTAAGCATGCCCTTTACATCCCGGCCGTAACTCCCCGCCTCACGCCTAAAACA
This portion of the Thermanaerothrix sp. genome encodes:
- the infB gene encoding translation initiation factor IF-2 codes for the protein MSKIRVYELAKMLGKTNGELMDILKDLGVDVKTHMSSIDADVAQLVEDTVLGGGREENESKDTPKVQYRPGCSVGDIAKALGQTPGGVVKVLVEAGMMAPASAVADEKVLAVLSKHFGVVFEPSQGNLDVTPGPEDVNVKSKKDKSAAGKGKSKSKKEVPASSGQVQPRPPIVTVMGHVDHGKTTLLDFIRKTKVADKEAGGITQHIGASVVDYGGKRIVFLDTPGHEAFTAMRARGAKVTDIAILVVAADDGVMPQTLEALNHAKAAGVPIIVAINKVDKPEARPDRVRQQLSDHGLVPEEWGGDTVMVEVAAKSGLGVDQLLEMVLLVAEMEELKADPNAEPRGTVVEANLDKGKGPVATVIVQEGTLRRGHVIRTNSTWGKIRAMLDHRGNFVDAAGPSTPVEILGFESVPQPGETFERVADEKEARELYQMHLQEKRNAEVKKESRLTLEELYERMQEGGEAPQLNLVLKCDVQGSVEAFRSSLLKMSTDEVGINIVHEGVGRISESDVMLASASNAIIIGFNVRPDANAKKIAENEGVQIRLYRVIYDVLDDVKAALEGMLSPTIRENILGQVEIRAVFKVPKVGKIAGCYVQEGLIRRNAKVRLIREGVVIWEGALATLKRFKDDVREVSAGYECGLSFQNFQDFREGDVVEAYELVKEKRHLD
- a CDS encoding YlxR family protein yields the protein MVQEKRRRPRRCVACGTEAPKRGLVRVVRSPEGKVHLDRSGRAPGRGAYLCPNLSCLALAVKKKALQRSLRVDVGPEVIRDLEDLLRALEAETSDG
- the nusA gene encoding transcription termination factor NusA, whose translation is MILGRDFTRALKQLEAEKGLSLDIISSSLEAALVSAYRKFKGGNQNVEVFIDFENGEIFLSEVKQVVSCVDNPDTEISLEDARKMGFSDVEIGDVIRIEVFPENFGRIAAQTARQVIIQRLKDAERQIIFEEFADKTGDLVQGVIFKIEGDQILVRLNDRTEAILPREERILGETYRVSDRFKFFLLDVRQTTKGPRIVVSRTHPGLLRKLFELEVPEIRDGIIEIKNIVREAGGRSKVAVQSLDANVDPVGACVGPKGTRIKSVMDELGGERVDVIPWSSDPMVYVRNALSPAKAVKVEPMLDQEKALRVYVRPDQLSLAIGKAGQNVRLAARLTGWKIDIKVLEPERLPTLKDLFEDIMADAGGEKD
- the guaB gene encoding IMP dehydrogenase, producing MSVVERFVPYEGFTFDDVLLEPAYSEVLPSQVDLRSNLTPLIGLNLPISSAAMDTVTESRLAIAMAREGGIGIVHRNMPIERQAAEVDKVKRSESGVIVDPFYLYPQDKIQDAVDLMSHYHISGVPIVDDKMRLVGIITNRDLRFVTDYGQPICEVMTKEGLVTAPIGTTLDDAKDILMRHKIEKLPIVDGEGKLKGLITIKDIQKAKEFPNAAKDEHGRLRVGAAIGVGADSLARAEALVRAGVDVIVVDTAHGHSVAVLNTVRELRKRHPRLQIIGGNIATGEAAKALIEAGADAVKVGIGPGSICTTRVVAGIGVPQVAAIMNVAKVAHSMGGTVIADGGIRYSGDIVKAIAAGADVVMIGSLLAGTEESPGEVVISRGRSFKSYRGMGSLGAMKEGCSKDRYFQEGTVEDKLVPEGIEGLVPYKGPLASVVYQMAGGIRAGMGYVGARDIQELQTKSRFIKITSASVKENHPHDVTITKEAPNYWVE
- a CDS encoding septal ring lytic transglycosylase RlpA family protein translates to MSFRGHFEKVWVLAPVLLCVSFLLGFADLLLGSVASEVSTAEEVAVWSLYGEEIWRFPISSEVDARSASDALNSALSRGFNISALRVTKQGDRWFLRVGQDDLMEVKADHSGLLRLPPKFTALLILSRIYDVLGRGAPVGEDERFNLRGGRMAEGTISWYGGESMVGRKFANGEVYSGNELVAAAKDLPFGTLLRIKNLASGKTVVVRVVDRFREHRGRILDVSRAAAELLGFKSQGVAKVLVEVIGHVKRVGGR
- the ispF gene encoding 2-C-methyl-D-erythritol 2,4-cyclodiphosphate synthase, with translation MNDRRSCWSFICVAAGGGVRLGGEPKQFRRLNGRPLWAWSCEAPRRLWERGLVGEVVLVLPSDMEDHWPVRRTFEDLFSPMPLVTVSGGSERYLSVIAGVRAASGDMVMVHDAARPFLSEDLCLRLMEVAEKRGAAIPVVQCNDSVRSIQAGMICGTLDRSSLRLTQTPQAFERERLMAALLRGEGFKDEAEAWLEAGWDVGWVEGDRKLFKITEEWDWKVAVAMTEGLGFRCGHGYDVHPLVPGRPLVLGGVTIDGAPMGLLGHSDGDVVCHAIADALLGAAGEPDIGTLFPASDAAYRGAYSLELLRQVYLRVVELGFTLEWVDVTITAQVPKLSSWISPIKSKISSVFGGLNLVNVKVKSGENVGAVGRGECMICHSVATLRRYGF
- a CDS encoding PIN domain nuclease; its protein translation is MFRIMKGVIRLLLAILGGVVGYQVSAFILAEGGEMGAFIGSHPVGWMIFFVFSFALVGFMLTPVFWMGLGKLGQLFEANLQGFGLHEILISLMGLTLGLVLANLIALPLSRIPVVGVYVAVLINVVLGYLGVRLSLRRRDDIWAFFSSAGSIKGKINFRKKTDQAPKTSAVEPCESYGPRKPKVLDTSILIDGRISDIVSTGFIEGPLILPRFVLSELQGVADSADPIKRARGRRGLDVVNRMQQHLGDDLRIMDVPMKDLDREVVDEAIVALAKRMDGCVLTTDYNLNKIAQIDGVRVLNVNDLSNALKPMLLPGENIRVDVIREGKEPNQGVGYLEDGTMIVVEDGHRYIGSRVDVVVTSMLQTSAGRMIFARIRR
- the recR gene encoding recombination mediator RecR; amino-acid sequence: MSSTGVLLVDRLIEKFKRLPGVGEKGARRFAFFVLQQSPGWVEEFARDLLEARSSIRQCRVCGGLAEKDLCPVCLDPNRSNGVICVVETVEDSLVIERHGVFDGRYHVLGGRFSPMDGEEIPRERLDQLRRRVAQEGIAEVILALNPSVEGELTAMAVRDAIGDLPVRVTRLAFGIPVGGSIGFVDSATLKLAMEGRRGL
- a CDS encoding YbaB/EbfC family nucleoid-associated protein, yielding MKIDKLLKQAQKVQAQMATLQEELAKTEHQGSSGGGMVTARVNGQGDLLSVKISKEVIDPSDPEMLEDLVVSAVNDALRKSRDFASEQMNRLTGGLGFGGF